The proteins below come from a single Salvelinus alpinus chromosome 18, SLU_Salpinus.1, whole genome shotgun sequence genomic window:
- the LOC139543641 gene encoding ras-GEF domain-containing family member 1B-B-like: MPPTTPCAGKFSPSPYNNNNNLHKYHQPMEASYGDMCYHDNSLVSGSLEALIQHLVPTVDYYPDRSYVFTFLLSSRLFLNPYELMSRVCHLCVEQHRSGDLLLDKIRIRDVAPKIVQLLTEWTETFPYDFRDERMMRCLKEMSHHLARGDEYSWRAMQQMTQRLIRRLAALGQYEEAIATLNASAAERPTALKTKQQNGQRSDVLSISDDAFILAQQLTHIELDRLSFIGPEEFIQAFGVKDPLDNHKSFFRKRKTTNLEAYVAWFNRLSYLVATEICMPVKKKHRARALEFFIDVARECFNIGNFNSLMAIITGMNMSPVSRLKKTWSKVNTDKFDILEHQMDPSSNFSNYRTALRGATQRSITAHSNQEKIVIPFFSLLIKDIYFLNEGCASRLPSGHVNFEKLWDLAKQVSEFLVWRQVTCPFERDRKILQYLVTTPVFTEDELHLASYESEGPENHMEKDSRRSLRSSLLHREHRS, from the exons ATGCCTCCCACGACACCATGCGCTGGCAAGTTCAGCCCCAGcccttacaacaacaacaacaatctcCACAAATACCACCAGCCCATGGAAGCGAGCTACGGGGACATGTGCTACCATGACAACAGTCTTGTTTCAGGCTCCCTGGAGGCCCTAATACAACACTTAGTTCCCACAGTAGACTACTACCCTGAC AGGTCGTATGTCTTCACCTTCCTGCTGAGTTCCCGTCTCTTCCTCAACCCGTATGAGCTCATGTCTCGGGTGTGTCACCTGTGTGTGGAGCAGCATAGATCTGGAGACCTGCTGCTGGATAAg ATCAGAATACGAGACGTCGCTCCAAAGATCGTGCAGCTGCTGACAGAGTGGACGGAGACGTTTCCCTATGACTTCAGAGATGAGAGGATGATGCGCTGCCTGAAAGAGATGAGCCATCATCTGGCCAGAGGAGATGAG TACTCGTGGAGGGCCATGCAGCAGATGACTCAGCGGTTAATCCGAAGGTTGGCGGCCCTGGGTCAGTATGAGGAGGCTATCGCCACACTCAATGCCTCCGCAGCCGAGAGACCCACTGCTCTGAAGACCAAACAGCAGAACGGACAAAGGAGTGACGTCCTGAGCATCAGTGACGATGCTTTTATTCTCGCCCAGCAGCTCACGCACATTGAACTG GACAGATTGAGTTTTATCGGACCAGAAGAGTTCATCCAAGCCTTTGGTGTGAAAGATCCCCTGGACAACCATAAG AGTTTCTTTAGAAAACGCAAGACCACTAACCTGGAGGCCTATGTAGCTTGGTTCAACAGACTCAGCTACCTGGTGGCCACTGAAATCTGTATG CCAGTGAAGAAGAAGCACAGAGCTCGGGCATTGGAGTTCTTCATAGACGTGGCCAGAGAATGCTTCAACATCGGCAACTTCAACTCACTCATGGCTATCATCA ccGGGATGAACATGAGTCCTGTGTCTCGGCTGAAGAAGACCTGGAGCAAAGTCAACACGGACAAGTTTGACATACTGGAGCACCAAATGGACCCGTCCAGTAACTTCAGCAACTACCGTACTGCCCTGCGAGGAGCCACCCAGAGATCTATCACAGCCCACAGCAACCAGGAGAAGATAGTCATTCCATTCTTCAGCCTGCTCATCAAGGACATCTACTTCCTCAACGAAGGATGTGCCAGCCGGCTACCCAGCGGTCATGTCAACTTTGAA AAACTGTGGGACTTGGCGAAGCAGGTCAGTGAGTTCCTGGTGTGGCGTCAGGTGACCTGTCCCTtcgagagagacaggaagattcTCCAGTACCTCGTCACAACGCCAGTCTTCACCGAGGATG AGCTGCATTTGGCCTCCTATGAGAGTGAAGGTCCTGAGAACCACATGGAGAAGGACAGTCGCAGGTCTCTCAG GTCATCCCTGTTGCATAGAGAGCATCGGTCATGA